The Leadbetterella byssophila DSM 17132 DNA window CCTTAAAAACAGCATCCAAGCCTTTCATATCCTGGATTACGAAAGAAAAACTTACGGTTTCTTTGACCCTGCTTTCACTGATTCCACTTCGGCGATGGTTTATGGAATTCCTGCGCCTGCTGAAGTTGATACCTTGAATTATCACTACAGATTACAAAGCATCAGTAACAGAATAGGTTTTAAGGGATATTTTAAAGGGTTTAATTATCAGGTTTATGCGAAAAGTAGATTCTATAAATTGAACAACTCTGGATTCCCAACTTCTACTTTAAACTGGAAACCTGAATTTTATCTAGGGGGATTACTAGGCTATGTTTTTCCTGATTCAACGAACACCCTAGACCTTAGAGCTGAGATGGAGAGTCCTAAGAATTACCTAATAGATGCTACCTTATTCTATAAAGGTTTCGAGATAGGGTTTTATAATTCCGCCCGACCAGCAGGATTGTTTTACCAACGTTTCCAAAACGGAATACTCCAATACAGGAATGATTTGGAATCAGAGAATGCTAAAATATTGAGTGTTAAGTTGCCAGTTAATGTGGGTTCTTTCGGATTTGTGCCGGAATTGCGCTGGAGCAGTGTCAAAAATTATACTTATTTGGCCACTGTGCCGGAGGTTGCTCAGAAGAAGAGTGATTTGAATATGATACATATCGGTGGACAGATGGCCTACAGGAGCAAGAATTTTGAAGGTACTTACAGGATCTTCTATAACAGTAGTTCTGACAAAGAAGTGTATCCGATTCCTCAATTTACTCACCATGCAAATTTGGAATTCAATTTCCTTTATGCCAAGGTGCTTCGCATTTATACAGGCCTAGATATCTATCTGCAATCCAAATATCAAGGATTGTACTATTCTCCACTGGTAAACCAGTTTATAGCTAAACAAGGGCAAGAAACGGGTGGTGTACCTATTGCAGATCTATATTTGAAATTCCCAATAAGTAAGGGAAGAATAGCCTTGAACTGGCAGTTCTTGAATAAAGGCTGGGGTTGGAATGGAGTATTTACTACTCCGGGCTACGTGGGGCAACCCGGAGCTTTATTGATCAAGATTGATTGGCCTCTGTTTGATTAATACCACTTCTCTAAATGAGATTCAAAGAACAATACCTGTTCCTGCAGGTGATCTTGGATCACTTTGACCACTTGGTGTAAATCAAAAGCCTCTAAATGGGCTTCTTCTGTGAACAGGATTTGTACCGCAAAATTCACCGATTCCGGATCTACCTGCTCTATTAATTTAAAACCCCGGATGTCAGACACCCAGGGAGGAAGTTCTTGCAATACCTGTTTTGTGATCTCTAAGAAAGCTTGTTCTTTGTTTACAGGAATTACGAAAGTAATGTTTTTATAAATCATGCGTTGGCACGTTGAAAGGCAGCCGACTTCAACACTAAAGCGTAAGCGCCAAATAATAAACCATTGAACATTAAATCACCGGCTAACATGTTTTTGAAAAACGGTAATCCGGCTTGGTAAGATGCTACTATACCTACCCAATTGTGAGGGTAATGACCTAAAGTGGGATTCGCTATAGCTGCCTCAGGGTAGAAAAATGCGAAATTTGTAATCAAAAAGAATACTATAGATCCTGCTATTGAACCCAGAGCGATGTTCACTACATTCAGTTTCTTCAATGCAAAGTATCCAATGGCAAATACTGTAGCAAAAGCAAAGTACACTAGTGCAGAAGAGGTATACGTACCATAACCGTATTTGATCCCTACTAATACATCACTGATGGCTAGACATAGGAGCGGTATAGCTATTTTTAGTCGCCAATCTTTAATTACTGCCGCAGAAAACAGCATAACCGCCAACATAGGCGTAGAATTAAAGGGGTGCTCTATCAAGCGAAATCCTGTGACCAAAACGATCAGTCCTAAGGCCATTAAGCTTTTACGTGTATCTAATTTCATCATTCAATTTCTTTAATTGATACAAAGATAAACAAACTTTTACTTGTTTAGTACCCAGGTATCCTTACTTCCTCCACCTTGAGAGGAGTTTACTACTAGGGATCCCTTTTTTAAGGCCACGCGCGTCAATCCACCTGGAGTAACATGAATATCTTCTCCGTATAGAATGTAAGGGCGTAAATCTACATGCCTAGGCTCTATGGTTCCATCCATAAAGCAAGGGGATGTGGATAGGGAAATGGTAGGTTGGGCAATGTAGTTCCTAGGATTCTGAAGAATCTTCTGCTTAAAGAGCTCGTGCTCCTCTCTTGAGGCCTTTGGACCGATTAACATTCCGTATCCACCTGCTTCATTAGCCTCTTTAACCACCAAATGCTCAATATTCTTTAGCACATAGTCCCTGGATTTAGGATCTTCGCAGAGGTAGGTTTCTACGTTGTTAAGGATAGGTTCTTCCCCTAAGTAGTATTTGATGATCTTGGGCACATATGCATAGACTACCTTATCATCAGCTACACCTGTACCTAAGGCATTGGCTAGACCTATATTTCCTTTCTTATAAACGTTAAAAAGATGGGGTATGCCTATTAGAGACATAGGGTTGAAGTGGATGGGATCTATGAATAAATCATCTAGTCTTCTGTAAAGCACATCAACCGTCTTTAGTCCTTTGGTGGTACGAAGTTTAAGGAAATCATTCTCTACTATTAAATCTCTGTAGTCTACCAGCTCTACGCCCATTTGCTGGGCTAAATATGAATGCTCATAATAAGCAGAATTATAGATTCCCGGTGTTAAGACAGCGATAGTAGGTTCTGCCTTGCCTGAAATGTATTTTAAGGCTTGAAAAAGTTTTTCAGGATAATCTGATATGGATTTTACTTTAGCTTTGGATATTAATTTTGCTAATCCTTGTTTGGAAAGTTCCCGGCCTTGAAGCATATAGGACACTCCTGATGGACATCTAAGATTATCTTCTAGGATCACGAATTCCCCCTGGGCATTTCTGATTAAATCCGTACCCGTGATATGGATATAGATATCCTTCAAAGGCTTGACGTGCATACATTCTTTTAAGAAGCCTTTGGAGCTAAATATGGTTTCTGAAGGCATGACCTTATCCTCCAGTATTTTTTGCTCGCTATAGATATCTTTTAGGAATTCATTCAAGGCAAAGATCCTCTGTTTTAGTCCCTTTTCCAGGTGTTCCCACTCCTTTGCACGAATGATCCGCGGAATGATGTCTATAGGTATTATTCTTTCTATGCCCCCTTCTTCAGAATACACATTAAATGTGATACCCATATTCATCATGGAAACCTCCAGATTCTTTTGTCGGGCACGAAGTTCATCTAAGGAAAGGCTGTTAAAATAGTTATATACGGTTTCAGCACCTTCTCTGGGTAAGCCGGTGGATTCGCATAGTTCATCGTAAACGCCTGAGGTATTGTATTCTCCGAAGTTCATATGTAAAGGATTGATTACTAAAAATAAAGATTAATCTTTCATATATCCTTTGGTGTATGGGAAAATTGAGATAAATACTTGGAATATTTACATGTGAAAAAAATGGAGTGAACTTTCTGGTGGCCCACTTGATGAAATAAAAATTTGTTGTAATTTTGCACCCGTTCGGCGGGATGGTGGAATTGGTAGACACGCTACTTTGAGGGGGTAGTGGGCGTAAGCCTGTGAGAGTTCGAATCTCTTTCCCGTCACTGGTTTAAACAGGTCTTTGCGGCCTGTTTTCTTATTTTATAGTTGAAGCTATGTATTGATTATAAAATATTTAAGGATTTGCTATATAGTAAAAAAAGAGAGTCGGTTCTGGACTGACCCCGAAAAGTTGGACGGTTAAAAATTAAGTTTCTGAGAAATGAGTTCGATATTGAATCGGGCTCATTTTTTTTAGGTTTGACTTTATTCTTTCATGATTGTAATAGTAAATATAGTTTTTGATTTCCTTTTTTAGTTCTTCAATTGAATTGATTTTTTGGATGTAAAACATTTCAGCTTTTAGTGTTCCAAAGAAATTTTCAATAATGGCATTGTCTAGGCAATTTCCTTTTCTTGACATGCTTTGTACAATTCCCTTTTTCTTAAGCAGAGCTTGGAATTGTTTCATTTGATATTGCCATCCCTGGTCAGAGTGGAACAGTAGTTCGGTACTAGTAGGGATCTTTTTGAATGCCTTTTTGAGCATATCTACCACTTGGTCAAAACTAGGACGTTCACTTAACTGATAACTGATAATTTCTTGATTATAAAGATCCATTATCGGCGACAGATAAAGTTTTTTGTCTCGAACTTTAAATTCTGTGATGTCTGTTACCCATTTCTGATTTGGCCGATCCGCTTTAAAGTTACGTTGTAAAATATGAGGTGCTATTTTACCTTGATCTCCCCGATACGACTGGTATTTCTTCCTTCGAATCAAGCTCTTCAATCCCAATAAACTCATCAACTTTAAAACCGTTTTATGGTTGATGATCCGGCCTAGCTTTCGCAGCTCATCTGTAATCCTTCTGTAGCCATAACGCCCTTTATGCTTATGATAAATGCATTTAATGAGCTCCTTTAGCTCACCGTACTTGTCGCTTTTACTGCAGAGTTGATGATAATAAAAGCTACTTCTAGCCATATGAGAGCAATCTAACAATAACTGTAGATTAAACTCCGGCCTTAATTCTTGTATGGCTTTTGCGATTGTCCGCGGCGTTGTTCCTCCTCGGCTTGAATTAAGGCTCTCAACTTTTTTAGAAAAGCATTCTCACAACGTAAACGTTCGTTTTCTAATTCTAGCTCTTCTAATCTCGTTAAAGGTGCTTTGGGTTTGCGATTCATAGTTATGGGACGGCCTTTGGGTTTGCTTTCTAAACCGTTGACTCCAAAGGTAGCAAAATTCCTTTGCCAAGTGATTATGGTTGAGTCACTTGGAATACGAAATCTCAATCGCGCATCCTTTAAACTTAAATTCTCATTTTCGATAGCCTTTAAAACATTGAGTTTAAAAGATGAACTATAAGTCCGATTGCTCACCTTAGGTTCCAGGCCTTTTAAACCACCTATTTCATACTCTTGTAACCACTTCCGTAAAAGAACTTCCTTAATCCCCACGCTGTCACTTACTCTTACTATTGATTGATGTTTTTCTAAAACATCTTTTACACATCTTAGCTTAAACGCTAGATCATACTTTACTTTCCTGCTCATAAAAATGCCCCCAATTAGTGTCTAACTTTTTGGGGGCACTCTATTCTGACTCTCTTTTCTTATTTTAATTGGGAAGCTAAGATGCCAATTCCTTCTGTAAATGATCTAGGTGAATAACCTAAGTCCTTTATGGGTTTATCTAAAATAAAACCGGTCTTCGGTGGTCGTCTAGCCGTCTGAGTAAATTGGGTGCCATTCACCTCCTGAATCAGGTTTTTGTCCAATCCAAAGTAATCTGCAGTCATGACTGCCATCTGATAAGGATTCAATAGATCTTTTCCAGAGATATTATATATCCCCTGAGCTTTCTTCTCTACCATTAGGATACATCCTGCTGCGAGATCTTCTGCAAGGGTAGGAGTGCGCCATTGATCATTAACCACCTTGATCGTTTTTCCCGCTTCTAGAGAACCTTTAACCCATAGGATGATGTTCGAGCGACTCATATCATGGGCAATCCCATACACCAATACTGTTCTGGCTATGGACCAGTTGAGCGAGCTACTTTGCACCACCTTTTCTGCTGCAAACTTACTCCATCCGTAGAAACTTATAGGATTAGGTTCTGCATCTTCTGCATAAGGGCCTTCTTTTCCGTCAAAGATGAAGTCCGTGGAAACATGCAGGAAATAAGATCCAGTTTTTTCAGCTGCTTTTACTAAGTATTCAGTGGCATGGACATTGAGTTTCCAGCATTCTTCTTTATCTGTTTCACACTGATCAACGTTCGTCATTGCAGCTGTATGTATAATGGCATCCGGTGTTTCTTCTATAATGACGGCATTCACAGCTTCCGGATCAGTGATATCTAAACTTCTATATCTGTATCCATCTGATAGGGGCAAACGGTTTTCCCCTCTTGCTGTAGCAATTATATCTCCTTTACCTGCCAACTGTTGCACTAATTTCTGTCCCAAAAGACCATTGGAACCTGTAATTAATATTTTCATAAGTAAGTGTAGCCGTATTTTTTAGTTATCTTTTTTCTACTCATTTTCTTAGCAGTGATCTTCATCTTCTGATCTTCTACTGGTCGGTTAAATTCATCCGTCTTCACCGCTGCAATTTTATCTAACAGACTAAGGTCACCCACTACCTCCCCAAAAACGGTGTAATTCTTATCCAAGTGAGGAGTACCTCCAATGGTTTTGTAGGTTTCTCTCTGGGATGGAGTGTATTTCAATTGATTTCTTGTTTCAAATTTGTCCAGATCTTCGTCATTGAATTTCTTCCCTTGCACTATGTAAAACTGGCAAGCGCTGGATTTCTTTTCGGGATTATTGTCTCTGGCAGCCGCAATGACTCCTTTTTTGTGGAATCTTTCCGGATGATATTCAAAAGGTATCCTTTCCAGGTGATCTCCACCATTTCCTAATCTATCTCCGGGTTTAGCTTTTTTTGAATTGGGATCTCCTCCCTGAATCATAAAGTCCTTGATGACTCTATGAAAGAGTAGTCCATGGTAGAATTTTTTAGATACTAATGATGCAAAATTCTTCTTATGCAAAGGAGTTTCATCATAGAGGACGAAGCGTATCTTATCCTTACCTGAGGTTAGGGTATAAACCTTATCCCTTTTTTGAGCAAAGGCCGATATAGGAAGGATGGCTAATAGGAAGAGTATCTTTTTCATGCTCTGATTTGTTTCAATATTTCTGCACCTCCATTTTGTAGGACTTGTTCGGCGGCATGCTGACCTAAAAGAATAGGATCTGTTCCTCTGAATTCCATAGATACTTCTTCAGTTCCTTCTAGGTTAGTGATTCCTCCTTTGAAGAGGATTTCTTCCCCCTCCAAAGTAGCGTGTCCGAACACTGGAATAGAACAACCTCCATTCATTTCTTTTAAGAATGCTCGCTCGGCTTGTAAACATTTATACGTATTTTCATCGTTACAAGTGTTTTTTACGAAGGTCTTAATGTTCTCATCTAAGTTTTTTGCGATCTCTACTGTAACGGTGCCCTGTCCTACCGGAGGGATAAATTGATCCAAGGGAAACCTATGGACAATCAGTTCATCATATTCCATACGATGTACTCCGGCATAAGCTAGGGCCAAACCATCGCATTGACCGGAACGCATTTTTTGAATGCGGGTTTGCAGGTTTCCTCTCATATTCACTAATTTGATATGAGGATAATGCTTCTTAAAGAAAGCAATTCTACGTACAGATGAGGTCCCTATGGTGATAGGTGCGCTTAAATCCAAAGCCCGGTCAGCCACAAGTACATCTCCAGGGTATTCCCTTTCTGTAAATGCAATCAATTCAAAATCTTCTGCCAAACTACTCTGCATGTCTTTAGCGGAGTGTACAGCTATATGAATCTCACCATTCAGGAGTTTTTCTTCCAATTCTTCTGTGAATACACCTTTACTGCCAATTTTGGATAGGGCTACATCCAATACTTTGTCGCCTTTGGTTTCCATCCCCACTATCTCTGTTTCTGCTCCTGCAGCTTCCAGCCGACTTTTAATATAATTAGCCTGCCACATGGCTAATAGACTTACCCTCGTACCTATCCTTATTTTCATAATTTCATAAAATAATACGATCCAATAAATCCGGTAACGAATCCCCATATTGCACCTAGGAAGATTTGTCTACGGTTATGTGCACCTAAATATAGTCGGGCGCTTCCTAAAACCCCAACCAGAATTAGTGCACTTAAAATAACAGGAATCAGATTAGGATCCCCATATCTATAGTAAATGCCAAAGAAAATGCCCACAATGCCTCCTAATCCCGAGGTATGGGCTGATATTTTATCAAAGAAGTTAAATAGAAACAGTCCCAAAATATTCACACCCATGGCGGTGAATAGGACCGCAGTAGGCATAAAGACGCTGCCTTTTTCATTCAAAAAATAGGCCGTAGCGAAGTAAAATCCGGAGGTGAAGAGGTAAACTCTGGGTCTTTCTCTTCTATTATTCAAGGTATAATCTGAAATGAATTTCAGTTTATACTGGAGAAATACAAACAAGAGTGGGATAATGACGGTATACGTAAAGATCAGGAGAAATAAGGCCAGGAAGAGTCGATCTCCCATAAAAAGGTAAAACACGGGAAGAGGGGCCCATACCTTCAAGGCTATAACCAAATAGCAAGGTATAAATACCGGATGTAGGATATAGGAGAGGGCTTTTGATATTCTTTCTGACACTTTCAAATTTGTTTTCTTAATCGGGCTACCGGGATGCCCAGTTGTTCTCTGTATTTAGCTACGGTTCTTCGGGCTATGTTATAGCCTTTTGCTTTTAGTAATTTCTCTAATTTATCATCAGAGTGTGGAGCACTTTTTTCCTCTTCATCTATAAGTGCTTTCAGGGTGTTTTTAACCTCTCTGCTTGAGGCATCTTCCCCTGATTCTGTAGAAATACCTTCGGAAAAGAAATATTTTAGGGGATAAATCCCGAAATCTGTTTGTACAGATTTGCTATTGGCTACTCTTGAGACGGTTGAAATGTCCATGTCTATTTTGTCAGCAATATCCTTCAAGATCATGGGTTTTAGTTTACTTTCATCACCTTCTACGAAGAAGTTGAATTGGAAATCCACTATAGCCTCCATGGTTTTCAGTAGGGTTTGCTGTCTTTGCTTTATGGCATCTATAAACCATTTGGCAGCATCTAATTTTTGCTTGACAAAGGTCAGAGTCTCTTTGATCTGCTTGTTTTGCTTGTCGCTCTTAGAATAGGTATCGAGCATTTCCGAGAAAGACTTACTGATTTTAAGATCCGGAGCGTTTTTGGAGTTCAGAACGATCTCCATCTTTCCATTGACATAGGACACAATGAAATCAGGAATGAGATACGCCACATTGTTCTGTGTAGATATCATATTTCCCGGTTTAGGATTTAGTCGGGTGATATACTGGAAAACAGACTTTAGAGTTTCATCATCAATATTAAGTTTCTTTTGGATCTTATCGAAATGCTTCTTGCTGAATTCTTCGAAATAATCTTCCAGAATGATCAGTGCCAAATTACTTTCCTTAGTATTGGCACCTTTCTCAATCTGAAGGATCAAGCATTCTTTTAGATCTCTTGCTCCTATGCCTGCAGGTTCGAATTTCTGAATTTTGCGAAGAATTCCTTCCAACTCTTCCTCGTTTGTATAGATGTTTTGTCCGAAAGCCAGGTCGTTACAGATAGAACGAAGGGGTCTACGGATGTAGCCATCATCTTCTATGGAACCTATGAGTTGGGTACCAATAAGGGTTTCTCTCTCGCTGAGTTGAAGGAAGCCTAACTGCTGAAGGAGGGATTCTTGTAAAGATTCTGTAGAAATCACGGGCATGATTTCCTTTGGTTCATCCTGATATCCGTCAGACATTTTGTATCCCCTGTAATCATCGTCATAATCTTGATAGTCCAGATCTTCTAGGGGCGTTTCTTCAAATTCTTCTTTTTCTTTTCCTTCTTCTAATGCGGGGTTAATTTCTAATTCTTCTTCAATGCGCTGAGCCAATTCTGCTGTAGGGATTTGCAGCAGTTTGATAAACTGAATCTGCTGAGGTGAGAGCCTCTGCTGAATCGATTGACTTAGTACAAGTTTCTGCATTAGGTATTAAGGTTATGATATTCAAAGGTACTAAAGCTTCTCTATGTTATCAAATGCCCCTTTTATAGTACCCATTTTAAGTTCGGTTTCCCACCACTCTTTTCCGGGTAGAGATTCGGCTGTAATACCACCACCTGCATAAGTATATACCTCGCCATTTTCTATTTTCATGGTCCTTAGGTTTACAAAGAGGTGACTTTCTTCATCTACATTTATTGGACCTAAATATCCGCTATAGAATTCTCTATCGTATCCTTCTACTTCAGCCAGTAATTTTTCCGCAGCATCTTTAGGCATGCCGCATATGGCTGGAGTAGGGTGTAGTAGATTTAACATCACAGAGCTAAGGTTGGGATAGTTTACTTCCTTGTTGTCTATGATATAGTAGGTTCTAAGGTGTAGAAGTTTGCCGGCTTTAACGGTCTTTGGACCTTCTTCTTCAAATTCTCTCACCCTTATTTTCTTTAGACAATTGATGATATATCTGCCTACTAAGGCCTGCTCTTCTATTTCTTTATGTGTCCAAAGGGCGTCAATGGGTCGGATCTCCTTTCCGTTAACATCAAAAGCGGATTGGGTACCGGCTAAAGACATGGTAGTAAACACCTGTGCTTTGTCTTGTTTGACCAATATTTCCGGAGTGGCACCTAACCAAATCTGCTGTTTTTCAGGGAAGTAAACTAAGCTTACCATAGCATCACTATGGGTTTTGCAAAGCTTTTGAAATGCAGAAAAATAATCATTCCCTGCTAAAGTTCCCACCTTTTTCCTACGGGACAATACTACTTTTCTAGCTACATTATTCTGCAAGGACTTCACTAGTTGATCTACTTTTTGCATGTAGATCTCCTTATCTGAATCCTCATTCGAGGGAATAAGTTGAAATCCTGTGATATCTTTTTTGCATACAGAAATATTGAATTCAGACAGATCTATACTATCATTCGTGGAAGTGAAATGGTAGTCAGCAGGTAGGAACCAAAGTTTACTCTGGTCAAAGGGTACAAAAGCGAAGCCTGAAGGCAACTCTTCAAAGTCCATTTCTTCTACTTCCAGGAAATTCTTTTCAGAGACCATAAGGTGGAACTCTGTTTTCCCGGGCAGGCGATACAAGGCAAACGCCTTTTCCTCCTTCAGAAGGCTTAATATGGTGTGATTTACTTTACTTGTTGTAGCTAACATATCCCTGCTCATCCACTTTCAAATCTCCATTATTGTATTTTGATGGACATTTGAGAAGGATTTTATCTGCTTCAAAGTAATTACCTTCAAGATTAACTTTTCCTACCACCACTACTTTTTCGGACCTTTCCATGTCCTGCGGTTTCGGTTGGTTATGTACAACACGGAATTGACGGTTCGAGACAGAATCCACCATCAAGAATTCAAATCTATTGGGATTTATGGATGGCTCATATTTGATGCCTACAGGTTCTCCATTAGCATCTCTTGGTAATTCTCCTGTGACGTGCACAGATTTAGTATTACCTTCTTCTGCAAGCTTCTTTGCTTCACTGTAGCTCAAATAGGTGCTGGCATCGCCTATGGTAGTGATAATCATGGCAACGGCAATAGCTATCACTCCTAAAGCTATAATATGCGTCTTTTTCATTACTTTTTAATTTCCTTTTCTATTTTGCTGATTTTGCGATCAAGACGATACAAGTAGGTAAGAAAACCTACCATTATAATTAGCAAACCCACCACCACTACATAAATTTTGCCTTCAGAGCGCATTAGGTCAGCCATTTGGGCACCTTGGAACAAAAGTTTCATTCGTTTATCTTTTCGTTTATAAGTTTCAAACGGATTTTAAGGGTACTAATCCAGTTTCCAATCAGAATCCAGCCCAAAACGGCCGGCAGGAATACTATCCGCATGTTCATATCCATATCAGACCCGAAGGCCGGGTTCCCGCCATTACCGGGATGCAATGAATCAGTTAGTCTAGGTAAGATCCAAACCAAAGGCATAAAGGATGCGAAGGCAAAGATATTGTAGATGGCTGATAAACGGCCTCTTCTCTGTTCATCGTCAAACGAACCCCTTAAAACAAAGTAGGCACTATAGATTAAAAGGCCAACTTCCACTGCAATGATTTTAGGATCTTTTGGTAACCAATCCCCCCAAGTAAAATTCCCCCAAAGCATACCAGTGCAGAATCCAAGGATTCCGAATACCACTGAAACGGCAGCATATTGGGAGGCGTAAATATCGTATTTTATATCTCCAGATCTTAAATAGCGAACAGAATAGATCAGTGAGCTGACCATTAGAGCCATCATGCCAAACCACATAGGCACATGGAAATAGACCATTCGGATGGTCTCATTTAGAATTTCTCTTCTTGGAGTATCACCTAAGAATCCAAAGATGACACTATATATAAGGAGCCCAGCTCCGAGGAATTTCCACCAATACTTCTTCATGACTTCCACAAATAGGGGAACAACAAATAACTTAACGCGATTACAATTAAATCAATTCCAAAGATAGTCAATATTTCGTCATAAGAGGCAGAAACATCTAAGCCGTCCATGGCATTTTTGGAAAGACGAATGAGCATATTGATTAGAGGCAGTAATACAGGAAAACTAAGTACGGCCAATATACCTGAAGCATTATCTGTTTTGGAGGCTATACCTGCCAGTAGGGTCAGAGATGCGCTAAAGCCCAGAGATCCAAGGATCAGGGATAAGAAGTACATGCCAAAGTCCTGCACAGGGTTTCCCAATAAGGCCAGATACAAGGCGAATCCTAATAAGGAAAGGACTAAAAGCAGGAGAAAGTTAAAGATGATCTTGGCCATGATGATGGACTCTGGTTTGGCCAATTGATAATAGTATAACTGTCTTCCGGTGCTCTCTTTTCTAAAGCTATTGCCTGCTGAATTTACAGCCGAAAAGACCAGAATGATCCAGAATAGGGTGTTCCAAGTTATACTCTCTAATACTTGGATCTTTAGCATAAAGCTAATATAACAGAGGAATATGGTACATACCATGAAAAGTACCATGGTGTTTAAGGTACTTTGTTGCCTCAGTTCCAGTTTGATATCTTTCCAGATCAGATCACGGATTTCCTTCATTTTGCAATAATTTCAAGGCAAAGCCTAATACGGTATCTTTACGTTCTAGAAAATCAGAATAGCTTTGTTCTATGTGGTAGTCCGGTTGAACAAAGAAATCTTCTCTCTTCTTGCCTTCGGTATTATGTATTAGACTCATCAAGGGGATACGCACTTTAAGTCCAGAATTTTTCAGCTTGGCTGTATAGTCTAAACCTGCAAATGATCCCCAATCTGCCCCTCCTGGTGGAGTTCCCACAAAGATACCGCGTTCTTTGTTCTTAAGCAAAGCTATGGTAAAGGTAGTAGCAGAATAGGAGCCTCCATCCATTAATACTACCAGGTTTCCTTTGTAGTTATGTTTTTTGTTGGGTTTGTGCGCCTGTCCTTTATTATAGTAGGTTCTGTAGAATCCTTGTTCATTCTTTTTGTTCAAATAGGCCCTACCTGCTATGGTAGTTATTCCCAGATAGGGTTTGAATACCTTCTTGAATCCATTTTTGGTGACTGAAATGCTGTCGTACAGTTGAAAAGGTTCTTGCAAAACGCATTGCAGTAATCTTTTTACATTGACTATGGCTCCGCCTCCATTTCCTCTCATGTCTAAAATGAGACTTTGTATGCTGTCTTTTTCTATCTGTTTGAACCTGCTTTTCAAGGTCATTTTGAACTCTCTTTCATTTAATTTCTTTTTTCCTCTAAAGCTTAGGAGATCCAAATGGGCGATATGTAGCGTGCTGTCCAGAACTTTATAATCCAAATTCTTTCTAATCACTTGACCGTACCTCTTAGTGGTCCAGGTCAAGGCTTCTTTTGCTGTGAGAAAAGGTATAGTTTTGCTGGAAGTATCTATGATGATGGTAGCACTGTCTTTGGACCCATACCATCTATGATAATAAGTGGAAAATCTTCGTTCTAGGTTATAGTTTTTACTATATAAGTTGTCATTATCCGCTCCAAAAAGCTGACTGAACCTCTGGTAGTCTTCTAAAATATCAATGGAGTCAATTTTAAGGATTCTACTGCCTCTGGCAATAGAGGAGTCAGGAGATTGATTGTACTGGATATAGAAATGTTTATCGAATCTTTTCAGAATAAAAGGAAGGTACTTTGGGTTTTCGTTAGTCTCCGGCG harbors:
- a CDS encoding cytochrome c maturation protein CcmE domain-containing protein — its product is MKKTHIIALGVIAIAVAMIITTIGDASTYLSYSEAKKLAEEGNTKSVHVTGELPRDANGEPVGIKYEPSINPNRFEFLMVDSVSNRQFRVVHNQPKPQDMERSEKVVVVGKVNLEGNYFEADKILLKCPSKYNNGDLKVDEQGYVSYNK
- a CDS encoding CcmD family protein, with translation MKLLFQGAQMADLMRSEGKIYVVVVGLLIIMVGFLTYLYRLDRKISKIEKEIKK
- the ccsA gene encoding cytochrome c biogenesis protein CcsA, with the translated sequence MKKYWWKFLGAGLLIYSVIFGFLGDTPRREILNETIRMVYFHVPMWFGMMALMVSSLIYSVRYLRSGDIKYDIYASQYAAVSVVFGILGFCTGMLWGNFTWGDWLPKDPKIIAVEVGLLIYSAYFVLRGSFDDEQRRGRLSAIYNIFAFASFMPLVWILPRLTDSLHPGNGGNPAFGSDMDMNMRIVFLPAVLGWILIGNWISTLKIRLKLINEKINE
- a CDS encoding heme exporter protein CcmB, which encodes MKEIRDLIWKDIKLELRQQSTLNTMVLFMVCTIFLCYISFMLKIQVLESITWNTLFWIILVFSAVNSAGNSFRKESTGRQLYYYQLAKPESIIMAKIIFNFLLLLVLSLLGFALYLALLGNPVQDFGMYFLSLILGSLGFSASLTLLAGIASKTDNASGILAVLSFPVLLPLINMLIRLSKNAMDGLDVSASYDEILTIFGIDLIVIALSYLLFPYLWKS
- a CDS encoding peptidase S41, with product MQKFLGLFLAFLLPTPLLAQKKLSAEEVRQDLVQVQSLLEKYYPGMYFYEYPKDFANRLDFLVPKDSVDLLSTYRRVSALISGVMDQHLSVVPPETNENPKYLPFILKRFDKHFYIQYNQSPDSSIARGSRILKIDSIDILEDYQRFSQLFGADNDNLYSKNYNLERRFSTYYHRWYGSKDSATIIIDTSSKTIPFLTAKEALTWTTKRYGQVIRKNLDYKVLDSTLHIAHLDLLSFRGKKKLNEREFKMTLKSRFKQIEKDSIQSLILDMRGNGGGAIVNVKRLLQCVLQEPFQLYDSISVTKNGFKKVFKPYLGITTIAGRAYLNKKNEQGFYRTYYNKGQAHKPNKKHNYKGNLVVLMDGGSYSATTFTIALLKNKERGIFVGTPPGGADWGSFAGLDYTAKLKNSGLKVRIPLMSLIHNTEGKKREDFFVQPDYHIEQSYSDFLERKDTVLGFALKLLQNEGNP